In one Solanum lycopersicum chromosome 11, SLM_r2.1 genomic region, the following are encoded:
- the LOC101262884 gene encoding uncharacterized protein, with translation MAFSEPIVICKKHPQHKQQPGVCSCCLREKLSKINGTTTIAKISSIPSSISSSVSSSNCNSPRAAIGHRRITSDVAGGHYSFVALAAANAGGGGGGLKKSRSIAFVARGGRVGINGKKKKEGFWSKLIRSTGKRTNRVVVH, from the coding sequence ATGGCATTTTCGGAGCCAATAGTTATATGCAAGAAGCATCCACAACACAAACAACAACCCGGAGTATGTTCATGTTGTTTAAGAGAAAAGTTATCAAAGATCAATGGTACAACTACAATAGCTAAAATTTCATCTATTCCTTCTTCTATATCCTCCTCCGTTTCCTCGTCCAACTGCAACTCTCCACGAGCTGCAATTGGACATCGTCGAATCACGTCCGATGTTGCTGGCGGCCACTATTCGTTCGTAGCGCTAGCGGCCGCCAACGCTGGAGGAGGAGGAGGGGGGTTGAAGAAGAGTAGGTCAATAGCTTTTGTTGCTAGAGGGGGTAGAGTTGGAATtaatggaaaaaagaagaaagaagggtTTTGGTCAAAGTTGATCCGGTCAACGGGGAAACGGACCAATCGGGTTGTTGTGCATTGA
- the LOC101260597 gene encoding pentatricopeptide repeat-containing protein At1g28690, mitochondrial, translated as MCVLKNVTVRNKYKSLAPLSSSSVAFKPKLPCPCSNTEFLAFQSENRKMKNVQIPKFKSLISLKETEANPLLWPPKLSSLSSSLQQYINSDTPIFGQKIHSYILKTGYQPNTNICIKLLILNLKSSCLFYARQVFDEMRQPTLSAYNYMISGYVKHGFVLECFNMVRKLCLCGETPDKFTLSMILKGSTVSYAESYSLDIGKQVHAQVIKCDVEGDDVLYTGLVDSYVKSGRVDYARRVFDLMLDRSVVCSTSLITGYMNQGYFEDAEDVFSKTMEKDVVVFNAMIEGYSKQIENAKKAIEVYIDMQRFGFRPNISTFASIIGACSALAASEIGQQVQGQLMKTELIEHVKIASALIDMYSKCGLVEDARRVFDHMHEKNVFSWTSMIDGYGKNGYPDGALELFSIMQEDHHIVPNYVTFLSALSACAHSGLVVKGREIFESMERDYYMKPRMEHYACMVDLFGRSGSLNQALEFVINMTERPDSDVWAALLSSCRVHGDVELANLAANELFKLSSGSRPGAYVALSNALADAGRWDGVSELREIMKIRGISKGTGFSWVGSDGSLNAFFAGQQT; from the coding sequence ATGTGCGTACTCAAAAACGTCACGGTACGAAACAAATACAAAAGTTTGGCgcctctttcttcttcatccGTTGCCTTCAAACCCAAGCTGCCATGTCCATGTAGCAACACAGAGTTCTTAGCTTTTCAAAGCGAAAATCGAAAAATGAAGAATGTCCAAATACCCAAATTCAAATCATTGATCTCGTTAAAAGAAACTGAAGCAAATCCCCTTTTATGGCCGCCCAAATTATCTTCACTGTCATCATCTTTACAACAATATATCAATTCAGACACTCCTATTTTCGGCCAAAAgattcattcatacattttgAAAACTGGGTATCAACCCAATACTAACATATGTATCAAATTGTTAATACTTAACTTGAAAAGTTCTTGTCTTTTTTATGCCCGCCAAGTGTTTGATGAAATGCGTCAACCAACTCTCTCTGCTTATAATTACATGATTTCTGGGTATGTGAAACATGGGTTTGTTTTAGAATGTTTTAATATGGttagaaagttgtgtctttgtGGTGAAACTCCTGATAAGTTTACGCTATCAATGATTTTGAAGGGGTCTACTGTTAGCTATGCAGAGTCGTATTCTCTAGATATTGGAAAACAGGTTCATGCCCAGGTGATTAAATGTGATGTTGAGGGTGATGATGTGCTTTATACTGGGTTAGTTGATTCATATGTGAAGAGTGGGAGGGTGGATTATGCGAGGAGAGTGTTTGATTTGATGTTGGATAGGAGTGTTGTTTGCTCGACGTCGTTGATAACAGGGTATATGAATCAGGGTTATTTTGAGGATGCCGAAGATGTGTTCAGTAAAACAATGGAGAAAGATGTTGTGGTGTTCAATGCGATGATTGAAGGTTATAGTAAACAGATTGAAAATGCTAAGAAGGCGATTGAGGTTTATATTGACATGCAACGTTTCGGTTTTAGGCCTAATATTTCTACTTTTGCAAGTATTATTGGGGCTTGTTCTGCTCTAGCAGCATCTGAAATTGGTCAACAAGTTCAAGGACAGCTGATGAAGACTGAGTTAATTGAGCACGTTAAAATTGCAAGTGCTTTAATTGACATGTATTCTAAGTGTGGATTGGTTGAGGATGCAAGAAGAGTCTTTGACCACATGCATGAGAAGAATGTCTTCTCATGGACTTCCATGATTGACGGTTACGGGAAAAATGGGTATCCCGATGGGGCACTTGAACTATTTAGTATAATGCAAGAAGATCATCACATTGTTCCAAATTATGTTACATTTCTAAGTGCTCTCTCAGCTTGTGCGCATTCCGGACTAGTTGTAAAAGGAAGAGAGATTTTTGAAAGTATGGAGAGAGATTACTATATGAAGCCAAGGATGGAGCATTATGCTTGCATGGTTGATCTCTTTGGACGCTCAGGGAGCTTAAATCAGGCATTAGAGTTTGTAATTAATATGACTGAAAGGCCAGATTCTGATGTTTGGGCAGCTTTACTCAGTTCCTGTAGAGTGCATGGAGATGTGGAATTGGCTAATTTAGCTGCCAATGAGCTTTTCAAGCTAAGTAGTGGTAGTCGTCCAGGAGCATATGTTGCACTATCTAATGCTCTTGCGGATGCTGGTAGATGGGATGGTGTGAGTGAACTTAGGGAGATAATGAAGATTAGAGGAATATCAAAGGGCACAGGTTTCAGTTGGGTTGGCAGTGATGGTAGTTTGAACGCTTTTTTTGCTGGACAACAGACATAA
- the LOC101263368 gene encoding homeobox-leucine zipper protein ATHB-6 — protein MKRLGSSDSLGALMSMCPSTTDDQNHGNSHVYSTRDFQSMLELGLDEEGCVEESGQKKRRLSVEQVKALEKNFEVENKLEPERKVKLAQELGLQPRQVAVWFQNRRARWKTKQLERDYNVLKANFDSLKHNYESLKHDNEALAKEIRELKFKVYGGENGESRGAVVVSVKEEAMESDNDDKMIEQNNPNDLLEEDDEDQDDDVEINATIASTIFADFNKDGSSDSDNSSAILNEDNSPNAAAISSSGAFLISNDGGVGCSSPNSLNFTFKFTESSPKSILGDSQKANCFTYQPPSTTTTTQYVKMEEHNFFNGEESCSTLFSDEQAPTLQWYCSEDWNFKDSKSSFFDHE, from the exons atgAAAAGACTTGGTAGCTCTGATTCTTTGGGTGCTTTGATGTCCATGTGTCCAAGTACTACAG ATGACCAGAACCATGGGAACAGCCATGTGTATTCAACAAGAGACTTTCAGTCTATGTTAGAGTTAGGCTTAGATGAAGAAGGATGTGTGGAAGAATCTGGCCAGAAGAAAAGGAGACTAAGTGTTGAACAAGTGAAAGCTTTGGAGAAGAATTTTGAAGTTGAGAACAAACTTGAACCTGAAAGGAAAGTGAAATTGGCTCAAGAACTTGGGCTGCAGCCTAGACAAGTAGCTGTTTGGTTCCAAAACCGACGTGCTCGATGGAAAACAAAGCAACTTGAGAGAGATTACAATGTTCTTAAAGCCAATTTTGATTCACTCAAACACAACTATGAATCTCTCAAACATGACAATGAAGCTCTTGCCAAAGAG ATTCGTGAGCTGAAATTTAAGGTATATGGTGGTGAGAATGGAGAAAGCAGAGGAGCTGTTGTTGTTTCAGTGAAAGAAGAAGCTATGGAATCTGACAATGATGACAAAATGATTGAACAAAACAACCCAAATGATCttcttgaagaagatgatgaagatcAAGATGATGATGTCGAGATCAACGCCACTATAGCATCCACCATTTTTGCTGATTTTAACAAAGATGGTTCCTCAGATAGTGACAATTCAAGTGCAATCTTGAATGAAGATAACAGTCCAAATGCTGCTGCAATTTCATCATCTGGTGCATTCTTGATCTCTAATGATGGTGGGGTTGGTTGTTCATCTCCGAATTCGTTGAATTTCACCTTCAAGTTCACAGAATCAAGTCCAAAATCAATTCTTGGAGATTCCCAAAAGGCTAATTGTTTTACTTATCAACCTCcgtcaacaacaacaacaacacagtATGTGAAGATGGAGGAACATAATTTCTTCAATGGCGAAGAATCTTGCAGCACTCTTTTCTCAGATGAACAAGCTCCTACACTTCAATGGTACTGTTCTGAAGATTGGAACTTTAAAGACTCAAAATCATCTTTTTTTGATCATGAATAA